In Saccharomonospora marina XMU15, one genomic interval encodes:
- a CDS encoding hemerythrin domain-containing protein codes for MSTAERDDLIGVIVRDHRDVEQVFSELEDRTADPQRRRELADHVIAELVRHSVAEEQYLYPAARKHLSNGDEIADHEIEEHSQAELLMKQLEGLDATDPKFDQLLGNLIDSIRHHVDDEETDLLPKLESAMDEQELISLGEKVTKAKQTAPTRPHPQAPDKPPANRILAPGAGMIDRMRDKLEGRQS; via the coding sequence ATGAGCACGGCGGAACGCGATGACCTGATCGGCGTGATCGTGCGGGACCACAGGGACGTGGAGCAGGTGTTCTCCGAACTCGAGGACCGCACGGCCGATCCGCAGCGGCGCAGGGAGCTGGCCGACCACGTGATCGCCGAACTCGTCCGCCACTCGGTCGCCGAGGAGCAGTACCTGTACCCCGCGGCGCGCAAGCACCTGTCCAACGGTGACGAGATCGCCGATCACGAGATCGAGGAGCACTCCCAGGCCGAGCTGCTGATGAAACAGCTGGAGGGCCTCGACGCGACGGACCCGAAGTTCGACCAGCTGCTCGGCAACCTGATCGACTCGATCCGGCACCACGTGGACGACGAGGAGACCGACCTGCTTCCCAAGCTCGAGTCCGCGATGGACGAGCAGGAGCTGATATCGCTCGGGGAGAAGGTCACGAAGGCGAAGCAGACCGCGCCGACTCGGCCGCACCCGCAGGCGCCGGACAAGCCGCCCGCGAACCGGATCCTCGCGCCGGGCGCCGGAATGATCGACCGGATGCGAGACAAACTCGAGGGCAGGCAGAGCTGA
- a CDS encoding sensor histidine kinase has translation MDPIRDRRADLLDAALAVGVTGLVLADALLGQPRPAPLDYALLSAGSLVIAVRARFPRTVLLVSLVLGLAYLSRVDPGAVAAVPVLIAIYTAVSVGHRLLGIAVVVPLMVFAVLDNLAAEGGTFTAGAIQDAILPVGWFFAALVLGEVTRHRRAYLRQAEQRAAEALRTREEVARRRAEEERVRIARELHDSLTHQISIVKLQAGVAIHLARKRGEEVPDALLAIQHASAEANKELRATLEVLRDDKSDKSTACTHGLLALPTLVEQARAAGVTAKVTVDGDTTGLPSDIDTAAYRIVQEALTNVARHAGSGEASVRVGVTAGELTLRIDDNGSADPRKPPVPGVGLLGMRERVTALGGRLSAGARPGGGFTVEAALPLEGKLA, from the coding sequence ATGGACCCGATCCGGGATCGACGGGCGGACCTGCTCGATGCCGCGCTCGCCGTGGGCGTCACCGGACTCGTGCTGGCCGACGCGCTGCTGGGGCAGCCACGGCCTGCGCCGCTGGACTACGCGCTGCTGTCAGCCGGTTCGCTGGTGATCGCCGTGCGGGCACGCTTTCCGCGCACCGTCTTGCTGGTGAGCCTGGTGCTGGGGCTGGCATACCTGTCCCGTGTCGATCCGGGCGCGGTCGCCGCCGTGCCGGTGCTCATCGCGATCTACACCGCAGTCAGCGTCGGGCACCGGCTGCTGGGAATCGCGGTCGTGGTGCCGCTGATGGTGTTCGCCGTGCTGGACAACCTCGCCGCCGAGGGAGGCACGTTCACAGCGGGGGCAATCCAGGACGCGATCCTGCCGGTGGGCTGGTTCTTCGCCGCGCTGGTGCTGGGTGAGGTGACCCGGCACCGCCGGGCCTACCTGCGGCAGGCTGAGCAACGAGCCGCCGAGGCGCTGCGAACGCGGGAGGAGGTGGCTCGCCGCCGCGCGGAGGAGGAACGCGTGCGGATCGCCCGCGAACTGCACGACTCGCTCACCCACCAGATCTCGATCGTCAAGTTGCAGGCGGGTGTGGCCATCCATCTGGCGAGAAAGCGCGGCGAGGAAGTCCCGGACGCGCTGCTGGCGATACAGCACGCCAGCGCGGAGGCGAACAAGGAACTGCGGGCGACGCTTGAGGTGTTGCGCGACGACAAGAGCGACAAGAGCACTGCCTGCACCCACGGCCTCTTGGCTCTGCCCACCCTCGTCGAGCAGGCCCGCGCCGCGGGCGTCACGGCGAAGGTGACCGTCGACGGCGACACGACAGGGCTGCCCTCCGACATCGACACGGCCGCCTACCGCATCGTGCAGGAAGCACTCACCAACGTCGCCCGCCACGCGGGCTCCGGCGAGGCATCGGTGCGGGTCGGTGTCACGGCAGGGGAACTGACCCTTCGAATCGACGACAACGGGTCCGCGGACCCGCGCAAACCGCCGGTGCCGGGCGTCGGCCTGCTCGGTATGCGCGAACGCGTGACCGCACTTGGCGGGCGTTTGAGCGCGGGTGCTCGCCCCGGCGGCGGGTTCACCGTGGAGGCCGCGCTGCCGTTGGAAGGAAAGCTCGCGTGA
- a CDS encoding general stress protein, whose protein sequence is MSTPHNTRAETTPQRAVATYRSYEEAERAVDYLSDHDFPVQRTVIVGRGLDMVEQITGRYTYWSAAGKGAANGAVVGALFGWLFGLFGWVAPLIADLLLALYGALFGAVVGGVLGALLGIAGHAGTAGRRDFSSVPHFRAESYQLLADADVADRAQQMLNAAGAPGVGDRRPDEGGANGQV, encoded by the coding sequence ATGAGCACACCGCACAACACACGCGCGGAAACGACCCCGCAGCGCGCCGTGGCCACGTATCGCTCCTACGAGGAAGCCGAGCGGGCGGTGGACTACCTGTCCGATCACGACTTCCCGGTGCAGCGAACGGTGATCGTGGGCAGGGGTCTGGACATGGTCGAGCAGATCACCGGCCGGTACACGTACTGGTCCGCCGCGGGCAAGGGAGCCGCGAACGGTGCCGTCGTCGGCGCGTTGTTCGGCTGGTTGTTCGGCCTGTTCGGCTGGGTGGCGCCGCTGATCGCCGACCTGCTGCTGGCTCTCTACGGTGCATTGTTCGGTGCCGTCGTCGGCGGCGTGCTCGGAGCGCTGCTCGGCATCGCGGGGCACGCAGGCACCGCAGGCAGGCGTGACTTCAGTTCGGTCCCGCATTTCCGGGCCGAGTCCTACCAGTTGCTCGCCGATGCCGACGTCGCTGACAGGGCTCAGCAGATGCTGAACGCTGCAGGCGCACCAGGGGTCGGCGACCGCCGACCTGACGAGGGCGGTGCGAACGGACAGGTGTGA
- a CDS encoding YHS domain-containing protein: protein MMFVEVLTTRGSLTERQRERINTRFIEQMTGHGEAGAEGGAPEEVLQTARGLFQLTFHEADGWFVGAQRIADGQQARFVVRASVPQAWLQETSAHLIKTMTGILAEIDGGERLYEEPHAWIHVVGIADGSIGVFGQPHSGNDIVKLITKSHRESPKPPSDLPAEKGFDPVCGMTVPWKHAAGTAEHEGVRYAFCSSGCHEVFVEEHPEAA, encoded by the coding sequence ATGATGTTCGTCGAGGTCTTGACCACCCGCGGCTCGCTCACCGAGCGGCAGCGGGAGCGAATCAACACCCGGTTCATCGAGCAAATGACCGGTCACGGCGAGGCCGGTGCCGAGGGGGGCGCACCGGAGGAGGTGCTACAGACGGCACGAGGGCTGTTCCAGCTCACCTTCCACGAAGCGGACGGGTGGTTCGTCGGTGCGCAACGCATCGCGGACGGGCAGCAGGCGAGATTCGTCGTGCGCGCCAGCGTGCCGCAGGCGTGGCTGCAGGAAACCAGCGCACACCTGATCAAGACGATGACCGGCATTCTCGCCGAGATCGACGGCGGTGAGCGGCTGTACGAGGAGCCGCACGCGTGGATTCACGTGGTGGGCATCGCGGACGGCTCCATCGGGGTTTTCGGCCAACCGCACAGCGGCAACGACATCGTCAAGCTCATCACCAAGTCGCACCGGGAGTCGCCGAAGCCGCCCAGCGACCTGCCCGCGGAGAAGGGCTTCGACCCGGTGTGCGGCATGACGGTGCCCTGGAAGCACGCGGCGGGCACGGCCGAGCACGAGGGTGTCAGGTACGCCTTCTGCAGCAGTGGTTGCCACGAGGTGTTCGTGGAGGAACACCCGGAAGCCGCCTGA
- a CDS encoding universal stress protein: MTEPELPRQAVLACFDGSEGSTSAVRWAANEARARGKPLIVVQSFEWAMPLVGPGATSTSAYGEDTVREFAADQLAEVEQEARGLAPRTAVHTTMPDGRPEDTVPKLAEELDPVLVVLGASGRGAVARVLLGSTAAELARTLRHPLVVVRGEPAPEGAPVVVGVDGAGTSERALEFAVDFAERHGVGVRAVHAWSDWPLDVFATAPPGQVGMDHVDNTTQELARKRVEALRGRHAGTPVDWEPVTEPAAGALLDRAEGASLVVVGSHGRGALGRALLGSVSHAVLYHAPCPVAVLRDTHDAHDAHEEDTS; the protein is encoded by the coding sequence ATGACGGAACCCGAACTGCCTCGGCAGGCCGTGCTGGCGTGCTTCGACGGCTCGGAAGGATCGACCTCGGCGGTCCGTTGGGCCGCGAACGAGGCGCGTGCACGCGGCAAGCCGCTGATCGTCGTGCAGTCCTTCGAGTGGGCCATGCCCCTCGTCGGCCCGGGTGCGACGAGTACGAGCGCCTACGGCGAGGACACCGTGCGTGAGTTCGCCGCCGACCAGCTGGCCGAAGTCGAGCAGGAAGCCCGCGGGCTGGCACCGCGAACAGCCGTGCACACCACGATGCCGGACGGTCGGCCGGAGGACACCGTCCCCAAGCTCGCCGAGGAACTCGATCCGGTGCTGGTCGTGCTCGGGGCTTCGGGCCGGGGCGCGGTGGCCAGAGTGCTGCTCGGTTCCACGGCCGCCGAGTTGGCCAGGACGCTGCGCCACCCGCTGGTGGTGGTCAGGGGCGAACCGGCGCCCGAAGGCGCACCGGTGGTGGTCGGTGTGGACGGTGCGGGCACGAGTGAGAGGGCTCTGGAGTTCGCGGTCGACTTCGCCGAGCGGCACGGTGTCGGCGTCCGGGCGGTGCATGCCTGGTCGGACTGGCCACTCGACGTGTTCGCGACCGCGCCGCCCGGCCAGGTCGGGATGGATCACGTCGACAACACGACGCAGGAACTCGCCCGCAAGCGGGTGGAGGCGCTGCGTGGCCGGCACGCGGGCACACCCGTGGACTGGGAGCCGGTGACGGAACCGGCCGCGGGGGCGCTGCTGGACCGGGCGGAGGGAGCAAGCCTCGTCGTCGTCGGCAGCCACGGCAGGGGAGCGCTGGGCAGGGCACTGCTCGGCTCGGTGAGTCACGCCGTGCTCTACCACGCACCGTGCCCGGTCGCCGTGCTCCGCGACACACACGACGCACACGACGCACACGAGGAGGACACGTCATGA
- a CDS encoding AI-2E family transporter: MTQPRLRLTSGLLRRAAMVSAQFLLVVVALWALTSIVEHLSYVVIPVLVALLLTALLEPIVSWLVRHRWPRSLAVLGALVVGLVVVGGIVTFVVFSIVEAYDELRLRVLESIEQLRNWLNESPFEASGGLLERAQQWLSGNQQAVISQAVGAFSTISSFVVGLVVAIVLFVMFLYDAPKMWSFLLLPWRPRTRAIVDDAGRRAYRGVVLYVRVTALVAFIDALGIGIGLAVVGVPLTVPLAALVFIGSFVPYIGAVVSGVLAVIVTLVSNGFVAALIITGVVLGVQQLEGQVLQPVLQGNFSRLHPAVVLVALIIGGTEGGIAGILFAVPVLAAVKGAVLAVAEHKQGPDPQGQAETGESAQRE, translated from the coding sequence ATGACTCAACCGCGCCTGCGGCTCACGTCTGGCCTGCTGCGGCGCGCGGCGATGGTCTCCGCCCAGTTCCTGCTCGTGGTCGTGGCGCTGTGGGCATTGACCAGCATCGTCGAGCACCTCAGCTACGTGGTGATCCCGGTGCTGGTCGCGCTGTTGCTCACAGCTCTGCTCGAACCCATCGTCTCGTGGCTGGTGCGCCACCGCTGGCCCCGCAGTCTTGCCGTGCTGGGCGCGCTGGTCGTGGGGCTCGTCGTGGTGGGCGGCATCGTGACGTTCGTGGTGTTCTCGATCGTGGAGGCCTACGACGAGCTTCGGCTACGGGTCCTCGAGAGCATCGAACAACTGCGGAACTGGCTCAACGAAAGTCCGTTCGAGGCAAGCGGTGGCCTGCTGGAGCGAGCCCAGCAGTGGTTGTCGGGCAACCAGCAGGCGGTGATCTCACAGGCGGTCGGCGCCTTCAGCACCATCAGCTCCTTCGTGGTCGGCCTGGTGGTGGCCATCGTGCTGTTCGTGATGTTCCTCTACGACGCGCCCAAGATGTGGTCGTTCCTGCTGCTGCCGTGGCGGCCGCGTACCAGGGCGATCGTGGACGACGCCGGCCGCAGGGCCTACCGCGGCGTTGTGCTCTACGTGCGGGTCACCGCACTCGTCGCCTTCATCGACGCACTCGGTATCGGCATCGGGCTGGCCGTCGTCGGGGTGCCGCTCACCGTGCCGCTGGCCGCCCTTGTCTTCATCGGCAGTTTCGTGCCCTACATCGGAGCCGTGGTGTCCGGGGTCCTCGCCGTAATTGTCACGCTGGTCAGCAACGGGTTCGTGGCGGCACTCATCATCACCGGGGTGGTGCTCGGTGTGCAGCAACTCGAGGGTCAGGTGCTGCAACCGGTGTTGCAGGGCAACTTCTCGCGCCTGCACCCTGCCGTGGTGCTGGTCGCGCTGATCATCGGAGGCACAGAGGGAGGCATAGCAGGCATTCTGTTCGCCGTTCCGGTGCTGGCGGCGGTGAAGGGCGCGGTACTGGCCGTCGCCGAACACAAGCAGGGACCGGATCCGCAGGGCCAGGCCGAAACCGGCGAGTCCGCGCAGCGGGAGTAG
- a CDS encoding acetate uptake transporter, producing the protein MTQQPTTHSARAANGHGQAADGNEFTFWREHTQITLSPVAAPSILGLYGFAAATFIVAANIAGWYGNEATPVVLAPFVFTFGGIAQLLAGMWAYRARDALATGIHGAWGSFWIAYGLYYFFVAFGVLPGITESPIAAGGFGFWFIALAAITWVGSVAAAAENLAVSAVLLTLAAGATLLAIGLLGAFSAVQTAAGWVLLASAVLAWYAASAMVLEATFKRVVLPMGKRGAEPNKPGEHPKRTIQYQVGEPGVKAGQ; encoded by the coding sequence GTGACCCAGCAACCGACGACACACAGCGCGAGAGCCGCCAACGGTCACGGTCAGGCCGCGGACGGAAACGAGTTCACGTTCTGGCGTGAACACACGCAGATCACCCTCAGTCCGGTCGCGGCGCCGTCAATCCTCGGTCTCTACGGGTTCGCCGCGGCGACCTTCATCGTCGCGGCCAACATCGCAGGCTGGTACGGCAACGAGGCGACACCCGTGGTGCTCGCGCCGTTCGTGTTCACCTTCGGCGGGATCGCCCAGTTGCTCGCCGGAATGTGGGCGTACCGGGCCCGCGACGCGCTCGCCACCGGAATACACGGCGCGTGGGGCTCCTTCTGGATCGCCTACGGCCTGTACTACTTCTTCGTGGCGTTCGGAGTCCTGCCCGGCATCACCGAGAGCCCCATAGCCGCGGGCGGATTCGGCTTCTGGTTCATCGCGCTGGCGGCCATCACCTGGGTCGGCTCGGTGGCGGCTGCCGCGGAGAACCTCGCCGTCTCGGCGGTGCTGCTCACCCTCGCGGCCGGTGCGACACTGCTCGCCATCGGACTGCTGGGCGCGTTCTCCGCTGTCCAGACCGCCGCGGGCTGGGTGCTGCTCGCCTCTGCTGTGCTCGCCTGGTACGCGGCGAGCGCTATGGTGCTCGAGGCGACCTTCAAGCGGGTCGTGCTGCCGATGGGCAAGCGAGGAGCCGAGCCGAACAAGCCCGGCGAGCACCCCAAGCGCACCATCCAGTATCAGGTCGGCGAGCCTGGCGTGAAGGCAGGCCAGTAA
- a CDS encoding S1C family serine protease, which produces MPSRLSVLAVATAVLFVAGCTGGQQDPSGGQGGEPANSAQAPENSGYADLVERVEPSVVTVRTPADGIGSGVVLRDNIVVTNQHVVTDQRQVTLTYADGTESGATVLATDRITDLAVLRTERGDLPVPEFRKQLPRPGERAIAIGSPLGFENSVTAGIVSGLHREIPGSAAQSRSLVDLIQTDASISPGNSGGALLDAEGRVIGINEAYIPPSAGAVSLGFAIPTSTVLDTTAELLEDGTATHPYLGLSLGRLTESIRQQLGIQTEEGALVLGVEQGSPAEEAGLRRGDVLVRFGDTRISSVEELLTALRRTEPGQRVPVEYVRDNQRQQATITIGSREG; this is translated from the coding sequence GTGCCTTCCCGACTGAGCGTGCTGGCCGTGGCCACGGCTGTGTTGTTCGTCGCGGGCTGCACCGGCGGTCAGCAGGACCCGTCGGGCGGGCAGGGCGGCGAACCCGCCAACAGCGCGCAGGCCCCCGAGAACTCCGGCTACGCCGACCTGGTCGAGCGCGTCGAACCAAGTGTGGTCACCGTGCGCACCCCCGCCGACGGCATCGGCAGCGGGGTCGTGTTGCGCGACAACATCGTTGTCACCAACCAGCACGTCGTCACCGACCAACGACAGGTCACGCTCACCTACGCCGACGGAACGGAGTCCGGCGCCACCGTGCTCGCCACCGACCGGATCACCGACCTCGCGGTACTGCGCACCGAGCGCGGCGACCTGCCCGTACCCGAGTTTCGAAAGCAGCTGCCCCGGCCGGGCGAGCGAGCGATCGCCATCGGCAGCCCGCTCGGCTTCGAGAACTCGGTCACGGCGGGCATCGTGTCCGGGCTGCACCGCGAGATTCCCGGATCCGCGGCACAGAGCCGGTCGCTGGTGGATCTGATCCAGACCGACGCCTCCATCTCGCCCGGCAACTCCGGCGGTGCGCTGCTGGACGCCGAGGGGCGTGTCATCGGTATCAACGAGGCCTACATTCCGCCGAGCGCCGGTGCGGTGTCGCTCGGCTTCGCCATCCCCACGTCGACGGTGCTCGACACGACAGCCGAACTACTCGAGGACGGCACGGCCACCCACCCCTACCTCGGGCTGTCGCTGGGCAGGCTCACCGAGTCGATCAGGCAACAGCTCGGTATCCAGACCGAGGAGGGCGCCCTCGTACTCGGCGTGGAGCAGGGCAGCCCCGCCGAGGAAGCGGGTCTGCGACGAGGTGACGTGCTGGTGCGCTTCGGTGACACGCGCATCAGCAGCGTCGAGGAGCTGCTGACGGCGCTTCGCCGCACCGAACCAGGCCAGCGGGTGCCGGTCGAGTACGTGCGCGACAACCAGCGGCAGCAAGCCACCATCACCATCGGTTCCCGGGAGGGATGA
- a CDS encoding SPW repeat protein encodes MNPRRRTGEQSRPPMVPEEQYGPWKGMRPPHTNPSAVPADRYQRPSRPVPFRDVLAGFPSAMVFLSGVWLLVVPFLIEHPGTAAGVNAVWNDVGAGLVLVVLGATRAVSPFSTLWAGWLTLLVGGWLIAAPYVLGYRGGDAAGATANDVVVGAVVIGLTVVSLVLSLRWRGAESTRREGEGERE; translated from the coding sequence GTGAATCCGCGACGCAGGACAGGCGAGCAGTCCCGCCCGCCCATGGTTCCCGAGGAACAGTACGGACCGTGGAAGGGGATGCGGCCGCCGCACACCAACCCGTCCGCTGTGCCCGCGGACCGCTACCAACGACCGTCCCGGCCCGTGCCCTTCCGAGACGTGCTGGCCGGGTTTCCCAGCGCCATGGTGTTCCTCAGCGGCGTGTGGCTGCTGGTCGTGCCGTTCCTGATCGAGCATCCCGGCACCGCGGCGGGGGTCAACGCGGTGTGGAACGACGTAGGGGCGGGCCTTGTGCTCGTTGTGCTCGGCGCGACCAGGGCGGTGTCGCCTTTCAGCACGTTGTGGGCCGGTTGGCTGACTCTCCTTGTCGGCGGCTGGCTGATCGCGGCGCCCTACGTGCTGGGTTACCGGGGTGGTGACGCCGCCGGTGCGACGGCGAACGACGTGGTCGTCGGGGCGGTCGTCATCGGACTCACGGTGGTGAGTCTCGTGTTGAGCCTGCGCTGGCGTGGGGCGGAGAGCACGCGACGGGAAGGTGAAGGTGAGCGCGAATGA
- a CDS encoding SAM-dependent methyltransferase: protein MSNDNADNNDPEIVVLDDGVPTAARVYDVMLDGKDNYAIDRQVAEASLAVMPELKEIALHNRAILHRVVRYLATEEGITQFLDLGSGLPTVRNTHEVAQEANPEARVVYVDIDPIVLAHGRAILQDNENTAVVTADIRKPREVLDHPEVRAMIDFDKPVCVMLCGILHHILDEEDPQAIVTALREAVPSGSFFFITNFTRLGDSPESEELERVLLSQLGTGRVRTPEELTRFFDGLELLSPGVVPLPLWRPEEIVTDATTVGVRFMTGGVARKP from the coding sequence ATGTCCAACGACAACGCCGACAACAACGATCCGGAGATCGTCGTACTGGACGATGGTGTTCCGACCGCGGCCCGCGTCTACGACGTGATGCTGGACGGCAAGGACAACTACGCCATCGACAGGCAGGTCGCCGAGGCGAGCCTCGCCGTCATGCCTGAGCTCAAGGAGATCGCCCTGCACAACAGAGCGATCCTGCATCGCGTTGTGCGCTACCTCGCCACCGAGGAGGGCATCACGCAGTTCCTCGACCTCGGCTCCGGATTGCCCACGGTGCGCAACACCCACGAGGTGGCGCAGGAGGCCAACCCCGAGGCACGGGTCGTCTACGTCGACATCGATCCGATCGTGCTCGCGCACGGCAGGGCGATCCTGCAGGACAACGAGAACACCGCCGTGGTGACGGCCGACATCCGCAAGCCCCGCGAGGTCCTCGATCACCCCGAGGTGCGGGCGATGATCGACTTCGACAAGCCGGTGTGCGTCATGCTGTGCGGGATCCTGCACCACATCCTCGACGAGGAGGACCCGCAGGCAATCGTCACCGCGTTGCGTGAGGCCGTGCCGTCCGGCTCGTTCTTCTTCATCACCAACTTCACCAGGCTCGGGGACTCACCCGAGAGCGAGGAGTTGGAACGGGTGCTGCTGTCGCAACTCGGCACGGGCAGGGTGCGCACACCCGAGGAGCTGACCCGGTTCTTCGACGGCCTCGAGCTGCTGAGCCCCGGCGTGGTGCCGCTTCCGTTGTGGCGTCCGGAGGAGATCGTCACCGACGCCACGACGGTAGGCGTGCGGTTCATGACAGGCGGTGTCGCCCGCAAGCCGTGA
- a CDS encoding TetR/AcrR family transcriptional regulator C-terminal domain-containing protein yields MSEAVALLDEEGSAGLTMRRLAQRLRHGPTTLYWHVQTKDDVLDLALDAIFAEVVLPPESQDWRADLVALLTQWRAVMVRHPWSATMVERPMLGPNVLARTEFLHRAVLRAGLLGPRLITAVHGLANYVIGSALSESQWRLRGDNARDSAAAYLWTERERYPTLVEHGYLTEHDWDASFTEGLGYLLDGMEGRARREDSV; encoded by the coding sequence GTGAGCGAGGCGGTAGCGCTGCTGGACGAGGAAGGGTCCGCCGGGCTGACCATGCGCAGGCTCGCCCAGCGCCTGCGGCACGGACCGACGACGCTGTACTGGCATGTCCAGACCAAGGACGACGTGCTCGATCTCGCGCTGGACGCGATCTTCGCCGAGGTGGTGCTTCCACCAGAGAGCCAGGACTGGCGCGCCGACCTGGTGGCACTGCTCACCCAGTGGCGGGCTGTCATGGTTCGCCACCCGTGGTCGGCGACCATGGTGGAGCGACCCATGCTGGGTCCGAACGTGTTGGCGCGTACCGAGTTCTTGCACCGTGCGGTGCTGCGCGCCGGCCTGCTCGGTCCACGACTGATCACCGCCGTGCACGGGCTGGCCAACTACGTGATCGGTTCGGCGCTTTCCGAATCGCAGTGGAGGCTGCGGGGCGACAACGCGCGGGACTCCGCCGCCGCCTACCTGTGGACCGAGCGCGAGCGTTACCCCACGCTCGTCGAACACGGCTACCTGACCGAACACGACTGGGACGCCAGCTTCACCGAAGGGCTCGGCTACCTGCTCGACGGCATGGAGGGCCGGGCACGGCGCGAGGACTCGGTGTAG
- a CDS encoding pseudouridine synthase translates to MRRPKSPLPQRHGLDAARLRLPSTGPWATVRDHLVDRLPRLEPHRIDEMLRQERIVGIDGPITPCTPFQPNALIWFHRDLPYEVPVPFDIGIVHRDDDLVVVDKPHFMATIPRGQHVLQTALVRLRHDLGLPELSPAHRLDRGTAGLVMFVTRSQLRAPYQNLFRDRAVRKEYEAIAPYDPAVELPRTVRSRIVKERGILKAMEVPGVPNAETRIELVRHRDGLGRYRLLPATGRTHQLRVHMNSLGLPILGDTFYPELTETPLGDFTRPLQLLAKVLEFTDPVSGLPRRFESRATLQAWDDYAGWAAEPTSP, encoded by the coding sequence ATGAGACGTCCGAAGTCGCCACTGCCGCAGCGCCACGGGCTCGACGCTGCACGGCTGCGGCTGCCCTCGACCGGGCCATGGGCGACCGTGCGTGACCACCTCGTCGACCGGCTGCCACGGCTGGAGCCGCACCGCATCGACGAGATGCTGCGGCAGGAGCGCATCGTCGGAATCGACGGGCCGATCACCCCGTGCACCCCGTTCCAGCCGAACGCGCTGATCTGGTTCCATCGCGACCTGCCCTACGAGGTGCCCGTGCCGTTCGACATCGGTATCGTCCACCGCGACGACGACCTGGTCGTGGTGGACAAGCCACACTTCATGGCCACCATCCCGCGGGGGCAGCACGTGCTGCAGACCGCGCTGGTGCGGCTACGCCACGACCTCGGGCTGCCTGAGTTGAGCCCGGCACACCGGCTCGATCGCGGTACCGCCGGCCTGGTCATGTTCGTCACCCGCAGCCAGCTACGCGCTCCGTACCAGAACCTGTTCCGTGATCGGGCCGTCCGCAAGGAGTACGAGGCCATCGCACCGTACGACCCCGCCGTCGAGCTGCCACGGACCGTGCGCAGCCGCATCGTCAAGGAGCGCGGGATACTCAAGGCGATGGAGGTCCCCGGTGTCCCCAACGCCGAGACCCGCATCGAACTCGTGCGGCATCGCGACGGGCTCGGCCGGTACCGGTTGCTGCCCGCGACCGGAAGGACACACCAGCTACGGGTGCACATGAACTCGCTGGGGCTGCCGATCCTCGGCGACACCTTCTACCCGGAGCTGACCGAAACCCCTCTTGGTGACTTCACCCGCCCGCTGCAGTTGCTCGCCAAGGTGCTCGAGTTCACCGACCCGGTCTCGGGCCTACCCCGCCGGTTCGAAAGCCGAGCGACGCTACAAGCGTGGGACGACTACGCCGGGTGGGCCGCCGAACCCACCTCACCCTGA
- a CDS encoding response regulator — MIRVVLVDDQALIRGGFRALLDAEDGIEVVGEAADGRAGFDLVTTTLPDVALVDIQMPVLDGIELTRLIAADERLGGVHVVILTNYGFDEYVFNALRAGAGGFLVKDIEPDDLLHAVRVAARGDSLLAPSVTSRLISEFVSRPPAGSQAGALDVLTNREREVVSLVARGLSNDEIAEHMVISPTTAKTHVSRAMVKLRARDRAQLVVLAYESGLVTPRNGQPGP; from the coding sequence GTGATCCGGGTCGTGCTGGTGGACGACCAGGCGCTGATCAGGGGTGGGTTCCGCGCGCTGCTCGACGCCGAGGACGGCATCGAGGTCGTCGGCGAGGCCGCCGACGGCAGAGCCGGATTCGACCTCGTCACTACCACCCTGCCGGACGTCGCACTCGTCGACATCCAGATGCCCGTGCTCGACGGCATCGAGTTGACCAGACTCATCGCGGCCGACGAGCGGCTCGGTGGGGTGCATGTGGTGATCCTGACCAACTACGGCTTCGACGAGTACGTCTTCAACGCACTCAGGGCCGGGGCGGGTGGGTTCCTCGTCAAGGACATCGAACCCGACGACCTGCTGCACGCCGTCCGCGTGGCGGCGAGGGGCGACTCGCTGCTGGCCCCGTCGGTGACCAGCAGGTTGATCAGCGAGTTCGTGTCCAGACCACCGGCGGGCTCGCAGGCCGGCGCACTCGACGTACTGACCAACCGGGAGCGGGAAGTCGTCTCACTCGTGGCACGCGGCCTTTCCAACGACGAGATCGCCGAACACATGGTGATCAGCCCTACGACGGCGAAGACCCACGTCAGCAGGGCGATGGTGAAGCTGCGTGCCCGCGACCGCGCACAGTTGGTGGTGCTGGCCTACGAATCCGGGCTCGTCACGCCCCGCAACGGCCAACCCGGGCCGTGA